One window of Heptranchias perlo isolate sHepPer1 chromosome 15, sHepPer1.hap1, whole genome shotgun sequence genomic DNA carries:
- the LOC137333090 gene encoding insulin receptor substrate 2-A-like, producing the protein MASSPNYYHQEQLLLHRHYNNRGDNENNRRAGDTAARRRTTTTTAAAATTTTPPLLLPPASTVRTGHATDLAQRENLVNNTPTARLELGIYSTQRETVPSNVREAQVVSDNNNGSGGAREPGVCSTQRETVASTGREVSAARAAVTAAATSTTSTSTTMDGYEDVKKYGYMRKQKHGHKRFFVLKGQSHLGPARLEYYDSEKKWRNRSTAPKRVIPLYQCFTVSRRADAKSKYLVALYTKDEYFAMVAENDQEQESWYLAISELMNEGKKIVLEPDEVDENYGNFTPGTVFKEVWQINVKPKGLGQTKNLTGVYRLCLSSKMIHFVKINSDVPSVHLQLMNIRRCGHSENFFFIEVGRSASIGPGELWMQVDDSVVAQNMHETILETMRALKAFTEFRPRSKSQSSGTNPISFLTRRHLGNLPPSQTGLQRRSRTESMTGTSASKSEAYRFRTSSEGEGTMTRPFGSVTGSLIHLNSARMGLSRGDGAGRYVKPPFGPSNHSRSVSLPVTYLPSTTSPVSVSSSSGHGSASDPLTRPSSSSICGSPSDGGFISSDEYGSSPGDFRYFRVRSNTPDSLGNTPPIQEENCLCDYISMDRHINAVNHEGRTRDDYMVAEKGYRKRTHSLTTPGAVIMHQKTTQTTSSLDESNVDSNCVGINSQLSCSASPKLTCNSYREDYSDVEIGSSVNQSQSRPRDDGYMPMMPGVASVSHIRNHDYMPMNLKSISAPKQIGSLPPSQVDSRGYMVMSPNDSSSPVRSMFTEYGSKVLGSNNEKLSTSEYMDMSQRNLNTQKLSSDCFHNLTSPDAPKSYSSYYSLPRSFKPPSQENGEHDEYVPMCSPGKLMYGGASMFTGSISNTGLVHEASHSPRTQNQDERVIQKGRVERPTRLSLGTPEVNALPRLFEHSLPPEPKSPGEYINIAFSEKTSNTPYSLSAEGSPSSLGSSSEHRRSPLSDYMSVDLDVQSPKPAKLSSNSLTGMTVASSSSVARSQPNDAYISVPVGAACVSTPEVDDYTEMTFNLGVTAPRPASPKPDSVEVTSPTAIVKRLCIIDQYPSINTFPIPSPPSDANHGPKVIRADPQGRRRHSSETFSSTPTVAPSSPFFVDGSKRHSSASFDNVWLKPNDCVSDEHRSTMCRNTSAGFQNGLNYIALDLREDHGCCESNGSLQTPNHLQIASSIDSRGYASIDFTKSDGLKYTTSSED; encoded by the coding sequence ATGGCGAGCTCGCCCAATTATTACCACCAGGAGCAGTTACTACTACACCGACACTACAACAACAGAGGGGACAATGAAAACAACAGACGAGCCGGAGACACGGCAGCGAGAAGAAGGACGACGACGacgacagcagcagcagcaacaacaacaacaccgcCACTACTACTACCACCGGCGTCAACGGTAAGAACTGGACACGCGACGGACTTGGCACAGCGCGAGAACCTCGTCAACAACACGCCAACGGCTCGGCTCGAGCTTGGAATTTATTCTACACAGCGCGAGACGGTGCCTTCCAATGTGCGCGAGGCGCAGGTCGTCAGCGATAACAACAACGGCAGCGGCGGCGCGCGTGAGCCGGGTGTTTGTTCCACGCAGCGTGAGACGGTCGCCTCCACGGGGCGCGAGGTCTCCGCGGCGCGAGCAGCAGTGACAGCCGCCGCCACCAGCACCACCTCGACGTCGACTACTATGGACGGTTATGAGGACGTGAAGAAATACGGCTACATGAGGAAGCAAAAACACGGCCACAAGCGTTTCTTCGTCTTGAAGGGGCAGAGTCACCTGGGTCCGGCCAGACTGGAGTACTACGACAGCGAAAAGAAATGGAGAAACCGATCGACCGCCCCCAAGAGGGTCATTCCCCTCTATCAGTGCTTTACGGTTAGCAGGAGAGCAGATGCCAAAAGTAAATACCTCGTAGCTCTGTACACAAAAGATGAGTACTTCGCCATGGTGGCAGAGAACGACCAAGAACAAGAGAGCTGGTACTTGGCTATAAGTGAATTAATGAATGAAGGAAAGAAGATAGTGTTGGAGCCTGACGAAGTCGATGAGAACTATGGTAATTTTACCCCAGGCACTGTTTTCAAAGAAGTGTGGCAGATTAATGTGAAGCCCAAAGGGTTAGGGCAAACTAAGAACTTGACAGGGGTGTACAGATTGTGTCTTTCCAGCAAGATGATCCATTTTGTTAAAATCAATTCTGACGTGCCTTCTGTGCATTTGCAGCTGATGAACATTAGGAGGTGTGGTCATTCTGAGAACTTTTTCTTCATTGAGGTTGGCCGTTCTGCTTCTATTGGCCCTGGTGAGTTGTGGATGCAGGTAGATGACTCGGTGGTAGCTCAAAACATGCATGAAACAATTTTAGAGACTATGAGAGctttgaaagctttcactgaGTTTCGCCCTAGGAGTAAAAGCCAATCCTCTGGGACTAACCCTATATCATTTTTGACTCGAAGACACCTTGGTAATTTGCCACCTAGTCAGACTGGATTGCAAAGACGCTCCAGGACTGAGAGTATGACTGGTACTTCTGCATCAAAGAGTGAGGCATATCGTTTTCGAACATCTAGTGAAGGTGAAGGTACAATGACTAGACCCTTTGGGTCTGTTACTGGGAGTTTAATCCACTTAAATTCTGCAAGGATGGGCTTAAGCAGGGGTGATGGAGCTGGTAGGTATGTAAAGCCACCGTTTGGCCCCTCAAACCATAGTAGGTCGGTGTCTCTGCCTGTGACATACTTACCATCTACTACGAGCCCTGTAAGTGTTTCTTCCAGCAGTGGGCATGGTTCTGCATCCGATCCTCTTACACGCCCATCTAGTTCATCCATTTGTGGTTCTCCAAGTGATGGCGGATTTATTTCCTCTGATGAGTATGGGTCTAGTCCTGGGGACTTCAGGTACTTCCGTGTTCGGAGTAATACACCAGATTCACTTGGTAACACACCACCAATTCAAGAAGAAAATTGCTTGTGTGATTATATTTCAATGGACAGACATATAAATGCTGTAAATCATGAAGGGAGAACAAGAGATGACTACATGGTTGCTGAGAAAGGATACAGAAAGAGGACCCACTCTCTAACCACCCCCGGTGCAGTGATAATGCATCAAAAAACTACGCAGACAACTTCATCTTTGGACGAGTCTAATGTTGATTCAAACTGTGTAGGTATTAATAGCCAACTATCATGTTCTGCATCACCAAAGTTGACCTGTAATTCTTACCGTGAAGATTATAGTGATGTTGAGATTGGGTCCTCGGTTAACCAAAGCCAAAGCAGACCAAGAGATGACGGTTATATGCCAATGATGCCTGGTGTTGCATCTGTTAGCCATATTAGAAACCATGATTATATGCCAATGAATCTTAAAAGCATTTCTGCTCCCAAACAAATTGGTTCTTTGCCACCAAGTCAAGTGGACTCAAGGGGATACATGGTGATGTCCCCCAATGATAGCAGCTCTCCAGTGCGAAGCATGTTTACAGAATATGGTTCTAAAGTATTGGGCAGCAACAATGAAAAATTATCAACTAGTGAATATATGGACATGTCCCAAAGAAACCTAAATACACAGAAATTATCCAGCGATTGCTTCCATAATCTCACAAGTCCTGATGCTCCTAAATCCTACAGCTCCTATTATTCACTGCCTCGATCATTCAAGCCTCCTTCACAGGAAAATGGTGAGCATGATGAATATGTTCCTATGTGTTCACCAGGAAAGTTGATGTATGGAGGGGCATCAATGTTTACTGGCAGTATTAGCAACACTGGTTTAGTTCATGAAGCTTCTCATTCTCCAAGGACACAAAACCAAGATGAGCGTGTTATACAAAAAGGAAGAGTTGAGAGACCCACAAGATTATCACTAGGCACACCAGAAGTAAACGCTTTACCAAGACTGTTTGAGCATAGTTTGCCGCCCGAGCCAAAAAGTCCAGGAGAATACATTAATATTGCTTTCAGTGAGAAAACTAGTAATACACCATACTCTCTATCAGCAGAAGGATCCCCCTCTTCACTTGGCTCCAGCAGTGAACACAGACGGTCTCCATTGTCAGACTACATGAGTGTAGATTTAGATGTACAATCACCGAAGCCAGCTAAACTTTCCTCAAATTCTTTGACTGGTATGACCGTTGCTTCAAGTTCAAGTGTAGCCAGGAGCCAGCCAAATGATGCCTACATCAGTGTTCCTGTTGGTGCTGCTTGTGTCAGCACACCTGAGGTGGATGATTACACTGAAATGACATTTAATTTGGGAGTGACAGCTCCTCGCCCTGCTTCGCCAAAGCCAGACAGTGTAGAGGTGACTAGTCCTACTGCCATTGTAAAGAGATTGTGCATTATCGATCAGTATCCTAGTATAAATACCTTTCCTATCCCTAGTCCTCCCTCTGATGCCAATCATGGTCCAAAGGTGATCCGTGCTGACCCACAGGGGAGAAGGCGACACAGCTCGGAGACATTCTCCTCTACACCCACAGTGGCGccttcctctcccttttttgTCGATGGTAGTAAGAGGCACAGCTCTGCTTCATTTGATAATGTTTGGCTTAAGCCAAATGACTGTGTTAGTGATGAGCACAGGAGTACCATGTGCAGAAATACATCTGCAGGATTTCAGAATGGATTGAACTATATTGCTTTGGACCTAAGGGAAGATCACGGATGTTGTGAATCAAATGGAAGCTTGCAGACTCCAAATCACCTCCAAATCGCCAGCAGTATAGACTCTAGAGGCTATGCCAGCATAGACTTTACCAAATCAGATGGGCTGAAATATACCACTTCATCTGAAG